Below is a genomic region from Neurospora crassa OR74A linkage group VII, whole genome shotgun sequence.
TGGGTTTCTCTTGGATGAGAGATAACACATTCTCTGGCCCTTTCACCGTCGTCTCTAGAAACGTCGACCAACAAAAAGCAGCCTCAAGAAGTTTCCATTGCTTGAACTTCCGGTATGATTGTTTCAGACTACTGAAATTCTAAGCATGAGCGTAACAATGCTCAGCTTTTCTTATCCTTTAATAGCGACCTTCATGACGCGAACTCTTACAATGCCAGAGCAATTGCAATGGGCGATGGGTGTTCTTGTAAGATGGCTTTTAATGGTATGGATGACGCTAACGAGAAGGAACTTGAGGGTGTTGTAGCCTCATTCAATTTGGAGTTTGCGTGCATCTTGGACTTTCGCCAGCTCGCCCTCAGTGGAAAAGTCTTGTTACTGCATGTCCTTGAACACTCGGTAGAAAAATGGCTATGATACTAGGATTCGGATGGCCCATCTCCATCATTTCACTCTATACTTGTTGGGATACTTTCTCTTTCATTGTATTTCTTAGGTTTCACTCACTCTTTCTTCTGCCGTCTAAGCGTTCCCTTCCCAGTGAATGTGTTTAACGCCCCGTTTTTGTGTTTGGCAATATGGCGATGGTTACGGGCTAGTCGATGCCACTGATTGATGGATCCATCTCGAAAGGACTCTGGTTCATCTGTCCTATCCTTTGTATCTGGCGTGAAGACATGTGTAGCAAATACTATGCATTGTTATTGGAGGTGGTATGTTTGAtgtgggaagaagaaggaagggacaTGGCGAATGCAAATGGAGGAAAGTACATGCCTAGGAACATGGTCAAGCAAAGGCCGTGGTCATTCTCAACTTGGCCTAACGATTCTCAGTACAGTAGACCTTTGCTCAAAGTACTTTTATACGCAGGCATGCGCAAAGAAATACGTCTGGTGGAATGCATGCGCCTGTGCTCTGTTAGTCACTGTTATTCACTGGAATTCGCTGGACGAAACCGGGATCAGTGACCTGAGCCGTCAACAACCGGCCGTGCTCATGAATCGACGAGGCCGTGCTTGTCTGATAtctcttctttattaatcaGATCGAGATCTTGCAGCTGTTGGAATTCATGTCCCATTGACTGTGTAAAAGGATGCTTCGCTCCGACAGGCTGAAATTTGGGTGCAAAGGGGGGTGCACCTGAAAGTCATCCAAACGCGAATGACATCATCCCGCCGGGCATTAACCGTGTACATATCACCCCACGATCGACTGACCCCCGTCCGGTCCCGTCTTTGGTTGGATGCCATTTTTGGTCAACACCCCCATCAGACTTCCCGCTCTTCTGGGGAAACACACCGGCTTTTTCAACCTTTCACGACTTTTTCCCACCATCCATTCCATTTTCCATATCTCCCGTCTCGGCGGTATCCAAGTGATTGACCTGCGGGCAGGTCCTATCCTACCCCAACAGCACACATCTTAATCTTGACTCAACCACCATGTCAGACAAGTCCATCACCTCGTTGACCTCCCAAGACCGCCGCGAAGCCGAGGCACAGGTTGTCGCCGAACATCTTCCCGCCGGCTACACGGCCGAATTCGACCCCGAACACAACAGCATAACCACCCAACATGGCTCCGAAGCGACGACACACTCACAGGCCAACAAGACGGTCTCAGCCGGCAGCGCCGAGGGGTCCTCCTCTACACGGACGCGCTCGACAACACCCACACCAAACGAAGTAGAGGCCGGCggcgccgcctcctccctcaAACTCCAAGGAGGTGACATTCACCGCAACATCTTCAAGATCGACGCCTCGGCCAAACTACAACAGCTGCACCGGCGAGCCAACACCTTCCACACCCCGCGAGAGTTCGAGCAAAACACCGAAGTGCCCATGACCGTATCCGACCAGCTCGCCCCCGGCGGCGCCCGCCGCGCCTTCTTACATCGGAAacacggcggcggcgggaacGACTTCCTAGCCGCCCGCATGCCCATCACCCGCAACTTTGTTGAGTTCCTTGACCTCTACGGCAGCTTCGCCGGCGAAGATCTCGCCGACTCGGACGAGGAAGccgtcgaagaagaagaggaagaagaggaaaccCGCATTGGCGAAACCACGgctctcctccgccaccgGCGCCCTTCGATGCGCGTCCCCAAAGCCCGTCCCCACACGGCCGGCACCACCAAGACCTTCTTCACTTTGATCAAAGCCTTCGTCGGCACGGGCATCATGTTCCTCCCCAAGGCCTTTGCCAACGGCGGCCTCCTGTTCTCCTCGCTCGCCATGGTTATTGTCTCAGCAGTAACCATGATCGCCTTCCACCTGCTGCTACAATGCACCCACCATCACGGCGGCGGCTACGGCGAGATCGGCGCCGCCATCGCCGGCGAGCGCATGCGCACCTTGATCCTCGCCTCCATCACCATTTCCCAACTCGGTTTCGTATGCGCCggcatcgtcttcgtcgccGAGAACTTGACCTCCTTCCTAACAGCCGTCACGCCCGGCTCCCAAGCGCCCTTATCCTCTGTAGCGCTCATCGCCATCCAAGTAGTTCTCCTCGTTCCGCTCGCGTGGATCCGCAACATCTCCAAGCTCGGTCCCGCCGCACTTCTAGCAGACGCCTGCATCCTCATTGGCGTATCATACATTTACCAATTCGACATTCGCGCTCTAGCGGCAAACGGGATCCACAAGTCCGTAGTCCTCTTCAACCCGGAGCGGTACACACTGATGATTGGCTCCGCCATTTTTACTTTTGAGGGAATCGGCTTGATCCTCCCGATCCAGAGCTCCATGGCCCAGCCGCAGCGCTTCGAATGGTTGTTGGCTATAGTGATGGTCATCATCACTCTAGTCTTCACCTCCGTCGGCGCCCTATCTTATGCGACCTTTGGCACGGAAACGCAGATTGAAATCATCAACAACTTCCCGCAGGACAGCAAGCTGGTTAATGCAGTACAATTCCTCTACTCGGTTGCTGTCCTGGTAGGCACGCCCGTTCAGCTGTTCCCGGCGCTGAGGATCATCGAGGGCAAAGTCTTTGGGCATCGGTCGGGCAAGAGGAGTCAGAGGACCAAGTGGATCAAGAACATGTTTCGATTGGGACTGTTGGTGCTTTGTGCAGTGGTGGCAGTGTTGGGAACGGGTAATCTGGATAAGTTTGTCGCCTTGATCGGGAGCACGGCGTGCGTGCCGCTGGTGTACGTGTATCCGGCGTATTTGCACTACAAGGGCGTGGCGACGGCGAGGTGGGCCAAGGTGGGGGATGTGGCCATGATGGTTTTGGGAGTGGTTTGTATGGTTTATACGACGGCCGTGacgatttattatagtttcatgtgaggtggtggtgatgtgggGGTTTGGCTTGGCTTTTAGGGCGTTCTTGTGTGGGAATATGGACGGAAGGGTTTTGGAGTTTGGGAGGAACAGGAAAACATGGGGGAATTTGATATTTGAACCTTTCGGCGGTTCACCCGGTGAGTATAGCTAGGGTTTATGTTTATCATTCGTTAAAAGCGAAAGAGAAATAAAACAATATCTTCAAGTAAACAAGTGTAGCACAATATCTGAATCATGCTTGGTTCTTTTAGGAAGACTGAGCCTGAAACAAACTGTAGAGCGTCTTCGACCTTCCGCCGCGTACTGATCTACGACCCTGAATCAACCAATGTGACGATACCAGATCAGAGGCCATCAACATGCCTTTACGTCCATGGTATCTGCTTTGCGTTATGAGTAACCATATCCACCGCGATTCTCGGCTCCTTCTCCATTAAGCTTGTCCACATCTTCAAGTTTCGGCTCCCATTTACCGAAGATATCATACAGTCGCAAAGATATGTCCTCGCAAAAGATGCAATGTTCGACCTCATCCCGTCAGATGCATCTTGTGTCTTCTCCTCATCCCAGAACCGGCGTCCCTGATGGTAGATATACCCAATCACATCCATCACCTCCCGccacttcttttcttctaaGCCAAAACAGCCCTCAGGtgcagtagtagtagtaggacgCCGCATCAGGACTTGAAAAGTAGTCCGTATGTGTTTGTAGGTTATCGCTTGGAGCCATGTCATTTTATAGAACATGGCAAATGCCCAAATCTGCGCAATTTGTCGGTACACGGATCCAGGTGTTGGTGGCTGTACAAAGGGGCTACTTTCGTAGATCCAATATGCATCTTGGTTTTTCTTTCTGGCATCGGTGTAAGTTTGGTGTTTTTGCAGAATGTCTTGTTCGGGGAAAGACATGATGGGCAGTTTGTAATCCCCCATGTATGCGTATTGGACAAACAGGTTGAAAATGTCTTCGTCGATGAAGGTGCTCCAGTCGACTGGCTTGGCGGCCACACCTTTACGGCGGGAAATTTCATGTTCAGAAAGGTCGGCATGAAGGGGGTTGGATAGGCTGGCGATTAGAGATTTGCTGATATGGTATTCGCTTTTAGACGGCCCGATGAGAAACTTGACGAGGTTGGAAGAGCATACGCTTAAGATTGGAGAGGATATTGTCAATATGCATCCTAAATATCTTCATGCGAGGAGTTCTTTGGAAGAGATTCAAGGATTCGACTTACAGTTGGAGATCCCTACTTAGAAGGCCGCGAATTCCAGTATCGAGTGGGCTCCACCAAAGCCGTGGAATATTCCCATTCCCCGCCATCACGTCGTTAGGTTTTCTGCTGTCAGTTGGTGACTCAAGAGTAAGTAATGCTTTGGTGGtcgacgatgaagatgagagGGGTGGTGACACTGGCTTACTATATCGAAGACTAGTCGGGTTCGGAGCCACCAAACTGACATATTATCAGGTAGCCATACATACCTGCCCATCATTCGGTGAAAACGGAAGGCCACTGAGTAACGGGCCTCCAGCAGGCCGTGAACCCGACCGAGCGGTCTAGCAAACGGCGATAGGGACCCTTGTGCATGTGAACAGACTTCCGTTTGTCCTCATCGATGGCAGTCTCTCCAAACAAGCATCGTTCATGACCCGTACAATGCGGCTCCTGGCATAGGAGGCCATCTTGACCTAGTGCTGGCTCACTTGCTGAGACTGACCGCCGGCGAACGACGTGAATCGATCGTAACTGTATTCCGGTATCCGAGCAACCCTTGGGATGGTTGATTGACGAGCAACAACATCTGTGGTCGTATACGCAAACACAGTTGTGAGACGGCTCCCGTCGCCTATACCCGAaagattgttgttgttttcgcCCCTCGTTTATTCTCGGTATTGGGGTGTTATTTTTGCAATAATGCTTCATCACATTGGCCAGATCAATTTGCGGTGAGACTGTTATTGTGCTAGCGGGAATGTTTTTAGGCACGAGCCAGtgcacaaaaaaaaaaaaaaaaaaaaaaaaaaaaaaaaaaaaaaccgatGCCAGCAAAGTCTGCCAGCATAGTGGAACATGTTGTCATGAAGAAGGCCACGAACTGAAGTGTGCCTCGACCTTGCGGAGACTCAAAGACAGAAAGGCACGACGAAAGAGTGAGGAGGTAAAACTCACTGAGGAAACAGATGGTCCACAGTTCATCCTGAACCTTCGAACTTCCATGGTAGGTTGAGCGAAGTGACACTGCGTTGTTCAGTCCCTTATggaaataaattaaaaaatttgCTTGATGTGCAACTTTTACTTGGTAGGAGAAAAGCAAAATGGTTTGAGATTGACAGGCCAAGTTTACCTTGATGCTCGATGAGTAGTACCTTGTGGAAGACCCGGGTGGGTTACAGTTTCTCCCGTTATTGTCACAAGTATCTCGGCATGAGCTTTCCGCAGATACCTCTTGAGGAAGGAAGCACCCAAAAGTAAGAACATGATGAACGCGACTACGGGCACTGTAGTTTACAGTGATGGAAGGTACCTACGGTTTCGAGATTGGCAGCGGTTGGCACGCCGTTTCCCACTCTGTCTGTCAAATTACCTCTAATTCTCGGCTTATTCACCACGaagaacttccacttccgatGGAAGTGTGAGAAACAAAGATGAAATCACTTACCCTAGGTATGATGCACTACTTACTGGATGTAAGGCCCTGGACCATCCTCTCACTTGCGCCTTTCAAAGGCAGTCATCTCCCTAAGGTACCCGACATTCCTTCGTTTGGTGAGacttctacctacctaggtaggtacttagttttcatcgtcgtcgtcacttccctccctccaatccaccccccctcttccccccgAACCTcctcttacctctacctccagGTAGTTTGACCTCTTTGGCCTGCCCGTACTTCCTTACTCTCCGGCTACGGACTGCTCTCAACATCGTAACGaacttacctctaccaaggtttcatagaggtacctccaCGTACCTATCTGGTAGCAACCAGGTACTGTggaaacaccaccacccttgaCATGTTCACGCTGAGTAGTAATCTCCCTTTTTCGCCCGAACTCTCTGGCTTTGGCGCTGGTACCTTGAGGTAGTCATGATTTGATACTATCACAGACACAGCAGAGCCAGGGCGTTCAAATGTTACCGCACTAACAAAAACCACCCTTAAATTCCAACTCGCGATCGTACGCAGATACCCTTGAGACACTGTAGGAGTACCGCGCAACGAGAGGTTAATAAATCTTGAAGCCAGTCGATATAGATTGTCACTTATGCTGGCGTCGTTGGTATGCATGTAAC
It encodes:
- a CDS encoding amino acid transporter, with protein sequence MSDKSITSLTSQDRREAEAQVVAEHLPAGYTAEFDPEHNSITTQHGSEATTHSQANKTVSAGSAEGSSSTRTRSTTPTPNEVEAGGAASSLKLQGGDIHRNIFKIDASAKLQQLHRRANTFHTPREFEQNTEVPMTVSDQLAPGGARRAFLHRKHGGGGNDFLAARMPITRNFVEFLDLYGSFAGEDLADSDEEAVEEEEEEEETRIGETTALLRHRRPSMRVPKARPHTAGTTKTFFTLIKAFVGTGIMFLPKAFANGGLLFSSLAMVIVSAVTMIAFHLLLQCTHHHGGGYGEIGAAIAGERMRTLILASITISQLGFVCAGIVFVAENLTSFLTAVTPGSQAPLSSVALIAIQVVLLVPLAWIRNISKLGPAALLADACILIGVSYIYQFDIRALAANGIHKSVVLFNPERYTLMIGSAIFTFEGIGLILPIQSSMAQPQRFEWLLAIVMVIITLVFTSVGALSYATFGTETQIEIINNFPQDSKLVNAVQFLYSVAVLVGTPVQLFPALRIIEGKVFGHRSGKRSQRTKWIKNMFRLGLLVLCAVVAVLGTGNLDKFVALIGSTACVPLVYVYPAYLHYKGVATARWAKVGDVAMMVLGVVCMVYTTAVTIYYSFM